The Megalops cyprinoides isolate fMegCyp1 chromosome 10, fMegCyp1.pri, whole genome shotgun sequence genome window below encodes:
- the pnp4b gene encoding purine nucleoside phosphorylase 4b, whose translation MHTKGNTCCCSFDDYKLTTEWLLSKTRHRPKIAVICGSGLGLLADCVTNKQSFCYKDIPNFPVSTVPGHEGCLVFGYVKDKSCVFMQGRFHLYEGYSSCKVTFPVRIFKLMGVETIIVTNASGGLCQDFKVGDIMIIKDHINLPGFAGQHPLCGPNDERFGIRFPCMSDAYSKELRKLALDISAELGYSNFVREGVYCMVSGPNFETIAEARMLQVLGSDSVGMSTVPEVTVAKHCGLRVFGLSLITNQVSLDYSREEKVNHEEVLQISKMRAEMLQKVVNTLIARSHQVDGINSN comes from the exons CTGCTGCTCCTTTGATGACTATAAGCTGACCACAGAATGGCTGCTGAGCAAGACGCGGCACAGGCCCAAGATCGCCGTCATCTGCGGCTCAGGGCTCGGCCTTCTCGCTGACTGCGTCACCAACAAGCAGAGCTTCTGCTACAAGGACATCCCCAACTTCCCCGTGAGCACAG TTCCTGGCCACGAGGGGTGCCTGGTGTTTGGGTATGTGAAGGACAAGTCTTGTGTCTTCATGCAAGGCAGATTTCACCTTTATGAGGGGTATTCATCATGTAAG gtCACGTTCCCCGTGAGGATATTCAAGCTGATGGGAGTGGAGACCATTATTGTGACGAATGCTTCGGGAGGCCTGTGTCAGGACTTCAAAGTGGGAGACATTATGATCATTAAGGACCACATTAACTTGCCGGGCTTCGCCGGACAGCACCCGCTGTGTGGGCCCAATGATGAACG GTTTGGGATCCGATTCCCGTGCATGTCGGACGCCTACAGCAAAGAACTTCGGAAGCTGGCCCTGGACATCAGCGCCGAGCTGGGCTACTCCAACTTTGTCCGAGAGGGCGTCTACTGCATGGTCAGCGGGCCGAACTTCGAGACCATCGCAGAGGCCCGAATGCTGCAGGTCCTGGGGAGCGACTCTGTGG GCATGAGCACGGTTCCCGAGGTGACGGTGGCCAAGCACTGCGGACTGCGCGTGTTCGGACTCTCCCTCATCACCAACCAGGTGTCGCTGGACTACAGCCGGGAGGAGAAGGTCAACCACGAGGAGGTCCTGCAGATCAGCAAGATGAGGGCTGAGATGCTCCAGAAGGTTGTGAACACCCTCATAGCCCGGTCCCACCAGGTTGATGGAATCAACAGTAACTag